A stretch of the Cheilinus undulatus linkage group 11, ASM1832078v1, whole genome shotgun sequence genome encodes the following:
- the pex10 gene encoding peroxisome biogenesis factor 10: MMPLAPANQSQLIRSSQKDEYYQSFLRNNANEAFQTLAGSKRWLDWRREIELLSDLAYYGLTTFSGYQTLGEEYVNIVQVDPSKHQIPSRARRSLLILCHAFFPYLLDKVLVGLENELEAGQESGSAVSRRQTASWRWGLEFWLKTWIQKAVGLLSEPQKKACLPVVFVLQQSLTLLHRLHVALFYISGSFYHLSKRAAGIRYLRVMGMNGDDGTIRSSYRLLGAVSLLQLFITVCLQLNNFRQRQRARQEWKLYRSLSPEHTQSSASRAARCILCLEERRHSTSTPCGHLFCWECITEWCNTKAECPLCREKFQPHRLVYLRNYR, encoded by the exons ATGATGCCCCTGGCTCCTGCTAACCAGTCCCAGCTGATCCGGTCCAGTCAGAAGGATGAATATTACCAAAGCTTCCTGAGAAACAACGCCAACGAGGCTTTCCAGACTCTGGCAG GATCTAAAAGATGGCTGGACTGGAGGAGAGAGATCGAGCTGCTGTCAGATCTGGCCTACTATGGATTAACCACATTCTCAG GTTACCAAACTTTGGGAGAAGAGTACGTCAACATCGTCCAGGTCGATCCCAGCAAACATCAGATCCCATCTCGGGCCAGACGAAGCCTCCTCATCCTCTGTCACGCCTTCTTTCCCTACCTCCTGGATAAGGTGCTGGTGGGTCTGGAGAACGAGCTGGAGGCCGGGCAGGAGAGTGGCAGCGCCGTCAGTCGTAGGCAGACGGCGTCCTGGAGGTGGGGTCTGGAGTTCTGGTTGAAGACGTGGATCCAGAAGGCCGTGGGGCTGCTGTCAGAGCCACAGAAGAAAGCTTGTCTGCCGGTCGTGTTTGTCCTCCAGCAGAGCCTGACCCTGCTGCACCGCCTGCATGTGGCGCTGTTCTACATCAGCGGCTCGTTCTATCACCTTTCCAAGAGAGCGGCGGGTATCAGATAT ctgcGTGTGATGGGGATGAACGGCGATGACGGGACCATCAGGAGCAGCTACAGACTGCTGGGAGCCGTCTCCCTCCTCCAGCTGTTCATCACCGTTTGTCTGCAGCTCAACAActtcagacagagacagagagccagGCAGGAGTGGAAGCTCTACCGGAGCCTCAG TCCTGAGCACACACAAAGCTCCGCCTCCAGAGCAGCTCGCTGCATCCTCTGcctggaggagaggagacacTCCACCTCCACCCCCTGCGGACACCTCTTCTGCTGGGAGTGCATCACTGAGTGGTGCAACACCAAG GCCGAATGTCCTCTGTGTCGGGAGAAGTTCCAGCCTCATCGCCTGGTTTACCTGAGGAACTACAGGTAG